DNA from Intestinimonas massiliensis (ex Afouda et al. 2020):
GTGATGCTGGCGCTGGGCATGACCGCCAACGGAGCCTCCGGGGAAACGCTGGCCGGGTTCCGGTCTCTCTTCGGCATGGACCTGGACGCCTTGAACGCCTACTGCGCCTCCGCGCTCAGCACATATTCCAAGCTGGGCGGCTCCACCCAAGCCACGCTGGTCAACAGCCTGTGGTGCGATCCGGACCTCACGCTTGAGGATCGGTTCGTGGCCCGGTGCCAGCAGAACTATGGCGCAGAGCTCTATCAGGCCGACCTTTCGAGTGCCGCCACGGTGAAGGCGGTAAATGACTGGGTGAAGGAGGCCACCAAAGGCCTCATCCCCAACACGGTGGACCAATTCAGCGAGGATGCCGTACTGGCCCTGGTCAACGCCATCTACCTCAACAATCGGTTTGAGCGCCCCTTTGAAGCGCCTGTCTCAGATTGGGAAATGGACTTTACCGCAGAGGACGGGACGGTTTCCCGTCCCAAGGGGATGAGCAACGGCATCCGGACGGAGCAGTATATCGCCGCCCGGAAGGGACAGGGCGTGGTCCTTCCTTATGATGATGGGCATCTGGGCTTTCTCCTCATGCTCCCGGACGAGGGAGTCTCCCTTACCGCTTATCTCGCCTCCTGGAATGGGGAGACGGCAGGCGCTCTTTTAAAGGCCCGCCAAGAGGCTAGGGTCTCCCTTGTCGTCCCCAAATTTGAAGTGGAGTGGTCCGGCTCTCTGGGAGACACGCTGGCGGCTATGGGACTGGCGGACGCCTTCGATCCGTCCGCAGCCGATTTCTCAGCTATGGGGAGCGTGCCGGGCAAAAGCCTCTGCGTTGGGGACGTGATACATAAGACGGTGCTGAAGGTCAACGAGAAGGGCACCGAGGCCGCCGCCGTCACGGCGGCGGTCATGAAGGCCACCAGCGCCGCCCCCGCAGAGGACCCCATTGTCCTTCGCTTCGACCGCCCCTTCGTCTGCGGCATCGTGGACCTGGAAACCGGTGCGCCGCTGTTTCTCGGCACAGTGGAAAATCTGACATAGCAGGTCCCGGAAGCGCCAACCAGCACATCGTGTATGGTGGTGGATCTGCGTATGTTACCCCGCGCTCCAAGGTGAAGCTGGTGGCCAAAATGCTTAAGGCCGTCCATGCTCAGGAGAGCAAGAAAGCCGCCCGCGAGAAAGCCAGAGCCGTTGTGGAAGAACTGCGGGCGATGAAGCGGAAGGGGGCCGCCAAGAAGGCGGAAGACGGCGTTGAGGAGACGCTGACTTACTGCGAGTTCCCGTTTGAGCAGTGGACTCGCATCCGGACCAATAATGTCATTGAGCGGCTCAACCGGGAGATCCGCCGCAGGACCCGTGTGGTGGGCACTTTCCCAGACGGCAACCCCGCCCTCATGCTAGTTTGTGCCCGCCTGCGCCATGGGGCCGGTACCCAGTGGGGCAACAAGAAGTACATGAACATGAAGCATCTGGAGGGCGCCCTGTAGGACGCCTCTGTTGCCAGCTGACTTCATTTTCACGAGATCTGTAAACTAATTTGCGCATAACTCTTGACCTGTTGACAAAGTGGCGTATAAACCCTTCCTATGGTACAATAACGATAGGGAGGGATGCTGCATGATGGGATACCAAAGCAGACAAATGGCAATGATTTTCGTGGATATGGAGTCATTAATCCCGGAAAACCACCTGCTGCGGAAAATCGACCGGATGGTATCCTTCGACTTCATCTATGATCTTCTGGCGCCATATTATCCGGCAACAGGTCGCCCATCCATCGACCCTGCCAGTATGTTTAAAATGCTCTTGATCGGATATCTGTATGGCATCAAATCAGAGCGGCGGCTGGTAGAGGAAGTTCGGCTCAATATTGCCTATCGCTGGTTCTGTGGATTTGAACTGGATGACGCCATCCCGGATCACTCTACATTCAGCAAAACCAGGACGCGAAAATGGCAGCAGAGCGCTCTCTTTCAGAAAGCTTTCTATGAGATTGTCAAACAGTGCGTAGCTGGCGGTCTTATCGACGGAAAAGCCATGGCTGCGGACGGAAGCTACATTCCAGCCAACGTATCCAGAGAAAGCTGGATCGATGTAGAAATCGAAGTTGAACAAAGTATGCAGAGCGATCTTGATTCCCTGGATGAAGAGCTTTCCAACCAACCGGGGTTCAAAAAGCCGCCAACGAGAATAGCAAGGAAGTGACGCACCACCAGCCAGACAGATCCAGACAGCGGCTATATCAATCACGGCAGCAAACGCGGCATTGGGTATTTGATGGAAGCAACTGTGGACTGTAAACACGGCATTTTAACAGGTGTTGATGTATGTCCTGCCAATGAGAAGGAAAGCCTTCTGGTCTTGCGGCATTTGGAACGGCAGATAAATCTTGGCATCCCAATGAACCGGCTTGCTCTGGATCGTGGATATGAGACTGGTGCTGTTCACCGGGGGCTGGAGCTGTTGGGTATTACCGGATATATCCCCGCGATCCAATTCTCCAATCCACCCGAGAAGTATGGATTCTCCTACGATCCACAGTTGGACGCATTCATCTGCCCGGAAGGAGTCCCTCTTACATACCATAGGCTAAATTGCAACAAATCAACCGGTAAATATCTGCGTTGCTACCAAGTCGAGAGTGATGTCTGTATGCACTGTTCAAAACGGCCGAACTGTTTTGACAAGGCCGGAATTCGGCGCAGGGTGCTGGCCAGCATCTGCTATCCGGCATTTTACAGAGGACATCAGCGTGTTGGGACTCCTGAATACCTATCCATGATGCGGCTTCGTAAAATCTGGGCCGAGGGCAGTTTCTCTGTCTTGAAACGGGAACACTGCATTTCAAAGATTCGAAAAAGGGGCATTCTTGCAGCAACGGAAGAATGCCTCCTTGCAGCCATGGCCCTAAACCTTAAGAGGATGGCAAATGCCATCTTTTTTATCTCCATATTTACTATTCTGCCGATACCTCTGCGAGTTTCGGCAGAATTTTTGCCTTTGTCAACAGGTCCAACTCTTGACGGCACCAACGTCTACTTTACCGACCCTTACTGCGCTTGGCAGAAGGGTACCAACGAAAATTGGAGCGGCCTGCTCCGGTATTTCTGCCCGAAAGGCAGAGTTCTGTCTCGTGCTGCTCCCACCACTCAAAAACGAGGCCTGGCGTTGATTCACGCCAGGCCTCGATCCGCCCAGGAATTATGGGACTTCGAACTCAATTTCGGTTGCACTTAGTTTGACAATTCACTCGCTTCTTCTTAATCCCCAAACACCGAACTGGTGTTGGAGGAGACGACCTCCCCGGGGCTCTCGGAGGAGTTGGCCTCCGACCACGCCCGCTCCAGGGCCGCCCAGTCGCGGACCGGCCGCAGACCGGTCCAGACCTCGTAGACATTCCCATCCTTGTCGTACTTCGGGTCATAATTGTGGGAGTTGGTGGCCTCCTGCACGTCGGCGTAGTACCACTTGGCCGTATCCGTGTTGTCCGGCCAGGTGATCATATCGTCCAGCAGGTAGTCCTTGTGGGGCGCGCGCTCCAGGACCCGGTTGATGATGGTAATGGCCTCCGCCCGGGTGATGTCGTTGTCGGGCCGGAAGGTGCCGTCGGTGTAGCCCTTGACCAGATCGTTCATGTACGCCCGGTTGATCTCGTTGCTGGCCCAGTGCCCGCCGATGTCGCTGAACTGGTCCTCCCCCTCGTACTCGCCGCCGAAGAAGCGGACGGCGATGGCGGCGAACTCGGCACGGGTGATGGACGCGTCGGGATCAAACAGATTGCCCGGCTTGCCGTAGAGGATACCGGCGTTGGACAGAGTGGACACAGCGTTGTTGTACCAGGCGCCAGCATCCACGTCGCCGTAGGAATTGCTCTGGCTCCAGTAGTGGCCGCGGGAGTCCTCCGTCAGCAGACGGAAGAAGATGGTGGCCACCTCGGCGCGGGTGATCTCGGCCTCGGGATGGACCAAGCCGTCGTCCCGGCCGATGATGTAGGCAAAGTGGTCGCCCTTCTCCAGCTCGGGCAGGGGACCCAGAGGCGGATTCGTCTCAGGGATTTCGGTCCCGCCGCCACCGCCGCCGCCACCGCCGGGGATGTACTCAGCGGTGAACACCCACGCCACCGCGCCCTGCAGGCCCTGGAGGCCGTTCCCAGCCGTCAGGGGGATGTTCAAAGTGACGCTCAAGTCCAGCGTGTCGCTGCTCTTCAATTTTCCCAGTTTGACGCCCTCGGCCAGGCTTCCCTCGGCCAGGACGGTCTCCCCCTGCTTTACCGTCAGGGTGACGCCCTCCGCATCCAGGAGCTCGGCGTAGTCCAGCTTCTCGTCGGCGCTGATGCCGTCCCCCTCCGACTCGACCTTGAGGTACATGTTGACCGAGCCTCTCCCCGTGCCGGACACCTTGACCTTGATCGCCTGGCTGACAGCGTCGCCCGGCATCAGGTTTTTCAGGTCCCGGAAGAGGTCGGGGTACTGATGGCCGTGTTCGTCACTGTAGGCGGCCACGTTGGTGAATTGGAACTGTTTTACACTGTGGTCATAGGTGACCGTCGGCACGCCGTCATCCGCCAGGGCGGTGACCGCCACGAGGCCCACCATCAGCGCCGCCGCCAGACCCATGGACAGCAGGGCGCGCAATTTGGTTTTCTTCATAGCATGTCACCTCCTCACGGTTGCTGAATTCGAAGCATCGTGCCATTGACTCCGGTCACTGCGCCCCCCTTGGCTGTCCCCCACATGGCCGTTACAGCTCTTGTGGGATCAGCCTGAATGGAGTCGGCCATGACCTGGAGGTTCATATGGTAGCCGTTCTCCGTCCTAACGGTCGCCTTTTCGAGCAAAACCGCTGTATAGGCTCCCGGGGCCACTGGGGTCTGGTAGTAATAATAGCCGTCAGAACCTTTCAGCCATCCTGCCCCCGGGAACGTTCCCTCAATCTTCAAACCCTCCAGGCTGGCGGGCTCCCCCACTGGATTTTTCCCCTCTGCATCAGAGGTCCAGGTGGGAATCAGCGCCACACGGATATAGGCTTCCACCTCGCCGGTGTTTTTCACCTGGACATTGCTTTTGGTCTGTTTGTCAAATCCTTCTTCAATCTCCACGCCCGGCGTGGCAACGGTGAAGGTGTTAGTGATAGCGTTGGTGTGGGCGGTGAGCCAGGCCAGAGTACCACCCACCGACATGAACAGCACCATAAGAAGGGCTGCCGCAGCCAGCGGCGTCAGCCTGCGCCTCTTCAAAACGCGCTTTCCTCGATAACTCGCCATGGCTTACACCTCCTCCCCGTTCAGCTCAAGTTTCTTTTCCGGCAGGGCTGCAGGCTGGATGTCCTGTGCCTGATTCGTGGTCACCACATGAAACACGTTGTCCGCCTTGTCGCTGGCGCCAAACCAGTTGCTGGTCTTCTCGTTGGTAAAGGAGACGGTCCCGGCGCCGCCACCGGGGACGGTGACATCCTTGCTGGCGTCACCCTCACACTCGTACTTCCAAGACCAGCCGGTGCGCTCGGCGACGGTGTAGCTTCCGGCGGTCAGGCCCTGAATCGTCGTGCTGCCCTTGCCGTCGGCATCGCAGCTTATGACCACCGTGTAGGTCTTGCCCCCACCTGTTACATCAAAGATGAAGTCCTGCTCCACCCCGCCCACGACGGTTTTTTCGATGGTCAAGCTGCCCTGGTTGGGCTCAAACTTGGCGTAGTAGGTGGCGGCCACGTTCTTGCCGTCTACCTTTTCAGGAACATACTTGCTGTCAGCAGACACCCGGTTCGTGCAGGCCGCGTCGCTGTACCAGCCCACGAAGCGGTATTCCTCACTGCTGGCCGCGGCGGTGGAGCCATTGGCGGTGCCGCTGAGGACTTTTACGGTCTCGCTGGCGGGGACAACCGTGCCGCAGCCCTCCGGGCCAACCACCTGATAGTGGATAGCGACCGTCTTCTCCTGATAGTAGAAGGTAATGACGTTCAGCTTGGCCTCCGTCTGGCTTTCCTCAATGCGAATGTTCAGGGTCTGGGGGGTGGAAGTCACTAGGTCATAGTCCTCAATGGAGATGGCCGCCTCGGAAATGACCGCCCCATACCTGCCTTTGCCGTTCTTGGGTTCTGCCAGCGGTTTACCAGTCCCCTGCTCCAGATAGCGCACCTGATAGGGGTACTCATTTCGGATGTAATACAGCTTGAGCTCCAAGCCGCCGGCCGTCAGTTCGCCGCTGGCTACCGCACCCGGCACCGCAGAGTCATAGGTAAAGCCGGGGATGGTGAGGGGGTCGGCGGTGTAGGTCGTGCCGATGTCGCCCACAGCCTGGGAGGAGGCGTACTCCGTCCAGGTCGCCCCGTCGGTATTCTGGGTGTAGTGGGTGATCTTGTAGTAGGCGTGGGTGGTATCCTTGGTATAGTAGAAGATGATCTCGTTGACCGCGCCCTCTTCCGCGCTGACTACCAGACGCTTCTGGTAGGCGTCGGGCATCATGCCGGAGACGGGCACGAAGGTCTCGGTGACCACGGCCTTCCGGTTGTTGTCGACCGTCTTTGTATCAGCCACGGGTTCACCAGTCTCTTTGTTCAGGTACCGGACGGTGTAGGGTACAGCATCCTTCTGGATGTACTCGAAGGTAAAGATGTTCTTGGTCGGGTCGTCAATGTCAATGGTCAGGGAGTGGGACTTCACCACGGGGAAGTAGCCCTCCTGATAGCCGTCATAGAGGTCGGCGCCGCCCTTGGCCTCAAAGGTCTTGGTGACGCCCGCCAGACCGGAGCCAGTGGTGGGCGCGGCGATCTCGGTGTCAGTGCCCTGGAGCTTGTAGGAGATGGTATATTCCATCAGTGTGTTGGAGCTCCACTTGCCGTAAACCTTCAGATCCTTGTTGACGGGCATGTTGGCAAAGTCAAAGGCCTTCTCCACGCCGTTGTCCAGGTAGAACCAGCCCACAAAGGTATAGCTGCCGTTGGCAGGGGCCTCGGGAGCCGGGTCCACCAAACTACCGTGGGAGACCGTCTGGTCGGGGTGGGTGTCGAGTTTGGTCCCAGCCTCCAGCGCGGCCTTATCCAGATAGAACTCCACCGTGTGGGTGACGGGCACCCACTTGGCATAGAGGCTGAGCGCCACCTCTCCATTCACATTATTGGGTCCAGCGGGCATAGTGTGTGCGGAAAAAACAAATTCCTCTCCGGAGCATTCAGGGTTTAAATACCAACCAGCGAACGTCACAGAACCGGGCTCATACTTTGCAGGCACCTGATCATCCGTTGGAACATAGGCATAGCTGCTCAGATTTTTTTGATAGGGGATATTTTCTTCCGTGTGAATTAGCTCTGTAGGATTGTAGAACACAATGTCAAAAGAGTTCCGGGTATAATAGAGATACATTTCTTTGCTTACCTTGTTAAAAATGGTGTTGGGATAATAGTCACCTTTCGTAAAGCCAATGATCTCATGAAACTCTTCAGATTCCGTTAAACGTCCACTATTCGGCAAGTACACTGTTTTATACAGGTCGTACTTCTTCCCACCGTGTTCATGTGCTCCGGTACCGTCCAAGGACTCGACATAATAGTACAGCGTGGCACTATCGTCTGTATTATTCCTTGTAAACGTGATATTCTCACTGGGCATAGTGTCAATAGACAGTACATTTGTGCCAGGTTTGAATGTCTGACATCCGTCGGGAACTTTCCACTCTGTACCTTTATATGTTGTCCCGTTAGTTCCAACAATTGGGAACATAGTATGAATATCCGCGCCCCACTTATCCGTGATTGTCGCAACAGTATTGTTGCTTGCCCGGAAGGTCAGCGTAAAGGTGGTGCGGTCGTAATAGACATTGACCACGCTTGAGCCATCGGCGGCCACGGTTACAGTGTCGGAGCGAACAAATGTCCACAACTTGGGGTCCAGGCCCGCGCTGCCCATGTAGCAACTGGAGGTATGGGTGTGTTCCGTTTTGCCACAGCCCAAGCAGGCATCGGTGTGGGTGTGGGTACCCTCAGTCTTGCCACAGATAGTGGGAGCAATCGACCCTGATGCTGTAGATCCTGTGTAGTAGTACCACGTACCCTTAATATAAATATAGGTATCAAACTTTCCCTCATACACCTGACCCTCAGCAGGGTTCTTCGGCTTTCCAGTGCTGCCGGTAATAGCCCTATCTCCTACTCCAGCATAGCAGTCGGTACTGTGTGTATGGCTACTCTGCCCGCAGGTATAGCATGTATCGTCATGAGTATGCTCCTTCTGACCACAAATCAGGAAGCCGTCCTCACTATAAGTAAACTCCGTGCCGGGCTTTACATTGACTTCCGCAGAGTCGAGATAGGAATATTCCTCGTCATCCGCGTTCTCGCCCCAGAACACAATCGTGACCTTAGCGGTGTTGTCCGGCTGCCAAAGCGCCTTGTAGGTCTTATTTGCGGCGGGCATTTCGTCGGGCAGATCCACAACAGTCGTTCCGTCCTCAGACCACCCCTTGAAGGTATACCCAGCCTTGGTGGGCGTACCCACATTACCGATGGGCGTGCCGTAGCGGGCGTAGATGGGCTCCACGCCGTAGCCGCCGTCCAGGTCGAACAGCATCAGACTGTAGATGCGGTCATAGTAGACCTCCACCACGGTGCTGCCGTCGGCGGCGATGGCGGGCTTCTCATACAGCAGGGCGTAGAACCCCTCATAGGTCTTGGCCACCTCGGGCACGTTGGAGTTGGTCAGGCCCTGCCTGGTCTCCCGCCCTACCTCCGTATACTGGTCGTTGTCCACGTTCTGCTGATAGTGGATGACGGTGTAGTCCACGTTGGTGGGCTTGTAGACCACGGTGATCGTGTGGTCCTCTTGAATGTTGGTATAGTTCAGTTCAATGGAGGAAGAGGTTTCCGCCGCTTCGCCCACATAGGGCAGATAGCCCTGCACGACCGGGAAGGTGACCGTAGCGCTGAAGCTGCTGCCCGCGGCCAGGCTGGCGGTGTAGGGGTCGGCTACCATCTCGCCATTCTCGAACACATAGTGGATGACCACATTGTAGGTCGCCGGGGTAGGCGTCTCATTCGCCAGAAGCATCCGCTTCAGGGAATAACCATGGACCACAGGGGTGCTGTAGTCCACTGCGCCGGCCTCCTCGCCGGAGGCATCCTCCCCTTCCGCCGCTGGCTCCTCGGTGGGCGCAGGGGCCTCAGGTTCCTCGGTGGCCGCGGGGGCCTCGGGTTCCTCGGTGGGCGCGGGGGCCTCAGGTTCCTCGGTGGGCGCCGGGGTCTCGGGTTCCTCGGTGGCCGCCGGGGCCTCGGGTTCCTCGGTGGGCGCAGGGGCCTCGGGTTCCTCGGTAGGCGCGGGGGCCTCGGGTTCCTCCACAGGCTCCTCCGGCAGCTCGACCACGGCAGGCTCAGTCACGATGGCCACCACCGGCTCCTCCGGCAGCTCAATGACGGTGGGCTCGGTCACAGTGACCACCACAGGCTCGCTCAGGATGGTCTCCCCGCCGATGACACTGCGGCAGCGCACATAGGCCTGGCCGTTCTCGTCCAGCAGGTTGACCACCATAGGGTAGCTCAAATTACACTCCGCCTCGGTCTGGCCAAAGATATCCACCCACAGCTCCGGGGATTCCATCACCCGGATCTGCCACTGATAGGTCTCGGCGTCCGCAGGGTCTGCCGTGAGGACCGTCTTTTCGTTTTCCGGCAGCTCGACCGCCTCGACCGCGTCCTCCTCCAGCATCAGGGCGAGTGTACTCACATCCGGCTCGAGCCCCGGCTCAAAGGCGTAGGCTGGGACCATGCCCGCAAGCAGACCCAGGCACAGCGCCAGCGCCAAAATTCGTTTCTTCATCCTAAGTCACACCTCTTTTCCGGGCGTCACGCCGCCGCCGGCCAGCCCTGCACGTCCAGGACCGTGCCCCCGGCCGGGATCGGATTGTTCTTCACCTGCACCGCCTGGGCCTCAATGTCGATGGCAACGGTGCAATTCTGATATGCATTGCCCATATCGGCCGAGAAGGTGACGGTATCAAACAGGGCCACGCGGTTTTCCACGCCGGAGGCCACAGGCTCGGCGCAGTAATACCAGCCGTCCTTTTGCAGCCACTTCCGGGCATCCACATTCAGCGACACCACATCGCCGGAGAGCGGCGTGCCATCCGCCCCGGTGACGGTCACCGCCACCTTCACACGGGTATAGAAGGGCTGGCTGCCGCTGTTCTCCACATAGGGGATCTTGGACACCGACTGGCCGGGCATCACGCCGGTGATCGGCTCGTCGGGATACTCGGCCAGTTGGCCGTCCGCACCCTGCTGCATCTCGTGCAGGGTCAGCTCCACGGTGCCGGTGGTAATCACGTTGGTGGCTCTGCCCTCCGCCGTGAAGTAGGCCAGGGTGCCCAGGGCGCACAGGGCCAGCACCGCGGCGATCACGCCGGCAATCGCAAGTCGTTTCTTCATCCTCTTACCGCCTTTCCGTCCGGAATCGAATGCTCTCTATGTTCACTGCTGTTCTCACAGGAATGGTCAAAGTCATGTGCGGGGATGGGGTCTGCAAGGGGTCTTTTCTGGCAGGGAGGCCGAAATCAATGGCGGAGGGGAGGGGGAAACTCCCCTCCGCCCGTTATGTCTGGGAACCGGTACCGCTGGGAATGGGAAATCAAGCCAGAAGGGTCTCGTCGGGGAACAGAGCCTTGAACGCCTCAGCGCGGGCGGCCTGCTTGGCGTCCGGATCCTCGGTGGTGTAGAAGCCCTCGGCCTGGATGGCGTAGGCAGTAATCACGATGCTGTAAGTACCGTCAGCCTTAATCATGTCCTGAGTCACGGTCGCGGGAACAGTGACCTCGTCAAAGTAGGTCACGGACTCGCCCGCCGCCTTGGGGCTGAGCACGCCCAGGATGACATAGCCTTTCTCGATGTCAGCGGCCATGATCTTGGGTTTGACAGTGCTGGAGAACCAGGCGCTGATCATTTCCTTGGGGTCGCTAACCTTCTGGGCAGTTGCCCAGTCCTTGATGAGCTTCCGGAAATCATCCGAGAGCTGTACCTTCATAAAGGTGTAGGCAGTCTGGCTGCCCTGCGCAACGTTGATGGTGGGGTCCTTGGCGATGGTCTTGCCGGGGATCAGGCGGACGTCGTCCGCACTCGTATCGCCCAGCCAGCCAGGCTCGGTCAGGGTGATGTCCACGTTGCCCACGGTAAAGGTGTTGGTCTTGCTATCAGTGTCAGTGAAGTAGGCCAGAGACGCACCGATGACCAGAGTGGCCAGCATGCAGACGGCCAGAGCGGCAGTCAGAATCTTTTTCTTCATGATCCAGCTTTCCTTTCTTATCTTATTTCTTAACTATGTAGTATGGCTTACTAATTAAGTAGCGGAAACCGTTTCCCAAGCGACCTGAACGGGAGTCTTGCTCTCAGTTCCCGTAATGCCAGCAGACTGGATGGCGTAGGCCTGGAAAGACAGGGTGGCATTTGCATCCAGTGTAGTAATGCTGTCCTTAACAGTAATGGTATTCTCTGCAAGAACTTCATAAGATACATCCGAAGTGGTTGCATCCACAGTACGGTAATAGATGCCGGAACCTTCCGTCAGTTCCGTCCAACCAGCGGCAATGGTATATGCGAAGTTGGCATCAAAGCTGTTGCCTTTTACTACTTTTACAAACAAATAGCATGCTTCACTGTTAGCCTTAACGACGACCTTAGCTTCTTTCTCAATGTTTACGCCAGGGCTAACCTTATAAGTCTGGGCTTTCGCTTCAGTCTCGGCATCCAGGAAGGTATTCTTGCCGATTTCTTTCTCTTGCAGGGTAATATCAACCTGCCCGACCGTAAAGGTGTTGGTGATGGTCGATGTCTGCGCAGTCAGCCAGGCCAGCGTGCCACCGATGCCGATGGCCACGGCCAGCGCCAGGGAAAGTACCAGGGTCAGTGTCTTTTTCATGTGTTTTCTTCTCCTTTCTTCTCTTGGGGTCGCTTGTTTTGGGTACCGGGTAAGTTTATCAAATGCCTTTCGGCTTTCCCCCTGTATCAGGCTGGGCGGCGCGCTTTTTCTCCGCCGCCTTCCGGTCGGACTTTTCCGCCCATTTGAGCAGCTCGGGCGTGAACAGAAGCACCAGCAGCACGCCGATGACGCTCCAGCCCACATACATGCCGGGCGGATGGGTGAGAAAATTGGACAGATAGCCCAGCTTGGGTATGCAAAACACCGGCTTACCGATCAAATTCTTGAAGTGGACCGGCGCGCCGTCCACGGCGTCGTTGGCGTCGCCCTTGGTGGTGAAGCGCTGGTTCTCGCCGTCAATGTCCACCACCCGGTGGGTGGCCACCACCAGGTCCTCGTTCATGACAAAGGTGATGGGGTCCCCCACCTGAATCTGCTCCGCCGGGACCTTTTTGACATAAATCAGCGCGCCGGTGGGGTAGGTGGGCTCCATACTGCCGCTGAGGACCACGAAGGGGGTCAGCCCCACCAGCCGCACGCCCACCAGCAGCACCGCCAGCAGAACGACCGCCGCCACCAGCACCGTCGTCACGATATTCCACAGCCTTTTCAGCAGCGTGGGCATCGGCTTCCCTCCCGTTTGGTTACAAATTTCATTTTTGCTGCGCTGTTTGGCGCAATCATGCGCTTTTTCTTGTGTCGCATCAAATTCCTACAAATATGCTTTGTTTTCTCAATTTTACACAGAACATGGAACTATTTGTATGGTAACACTTTCGTGCAAGGAAGTCTACGCATAAAAGCAAAAAATTTTTACTAATCACTTCTCTTTTTGTAACCAAAGCATGCGTCCCCCTCACAAAACGTGTTTTGGGAGACTTCCAGCACCGTCGCCACGATATTCCACAGCTTTTTCCGCAACGAGGGCATTGACTTCCCTCCCATTCGGTTACAAATTTCATTTTTTCCGCGCTGTTCCGCGCAACCATGTAGACTTTCTTGCGCAAGAGTGATACGATATCAACAGTGCTGGATTCTATGTAAAACGGCGAAATAACGGCACCTTTGATGGGACTTCTATCCTGCGCAGGAAAGTCTACACATAAAAGCAAAAATTTTTTACAAATTACTTTTCTTTTTGTAACCGAAGCATGTGCTCCCATTTCAAAAATGTGTTTTGGGAGACTTTCAGCAGCGCCGCGGCCTGGCGGGAATTGAGCTCACCCTCCGCCCAGCGCGCCTGGACCTCCAGAAAATCCGCGGGCACCGGGATGGCCTCCCGCCCGAACCGCACGCCCCGCGCCTTGGCCGCCGTGATGCCCTCCCGCTGCCGCTGGCGGATGAATTCGCGCTCCGTCTGCGCCACATAGCTCAAAAGCTGCAGCACGATGTCCGCGATCAGCGTCCCCGTCAGATCCCGGTCCTGCCGCGTATCCAGAAGCGGCATGTCCAGCACCACAATGGCGGCCTGCTTCTCCTTCGTGATGAGCCGCCACTGCTCCAAAATCTCGTTGTAGTTGCGCCCCAGCCGGTCAATGCTCTTGACGAACAGCGTATCGCCCCGTCGAAGCCGGTGCAGCAATTGCTGATACCCCTGCCGGTCAAAGTCCTT
Protein-coding regions in this window:
- a CDS encoding serpin family protein, giving the protein MKKHLLPLFLCLSLLTGCAAAGAAAQSVPKAAGDVSIPVLDADSHPDTSYAAFAAELLRQSRTEGENTLLSPLSVMLALGMTANGASGETLAGFRSLFGMDLDALNAYCASALSTYSKLGGSTQATLVNSLWCDPDLTLEDRFVARCQQNYGAELYQADLSSAATVKAVNDWVKEATKGLIPNTVDQFSEDAVLALVNAIYLNNRFERPFEAPVSDWEMDFTAEDGTVSRPKGMSNGIRTEQYIAARKGQGVVLPYDDGHLGFLLMLPDEGVSLTAYLASWNGETAGALLKARQEARVSLVVPKFEVEWSGSLGDTLAAMGLADAFDPSAADFSAMGSVPGKSLCVGDVIHKTVLKVNEKGTEAAAVTAAVMKATSAAPAEDPIVLRFDRPFVCGIVDLETGAPLFLGTVENLT
- a CDS encoding transposase; this encodes MMGYQSRQMAMIFVDMESLIPENHLLRKIDRMVSFDFIYDLLAPYYPATGRPSIDPASMFKMLLIGYLYGIKSERRLVEEVRLNIAYRWFCGFELDDAIPDHSTFSKTRTRKWQQSALFQKAFYEIVKQCVAGGLIDGKAMAADGSYIPANVSRESWIDVEIEVEQSMQSDLDSLDEELSNQPGFKKPPTRIARK
- a CDS encoding transposase, whose product is MEATVDCKHGILTGVDVCPANEKESLLVLRHLERQINLGIPMNRLALDRGYETGAVHRGLELLGITGYIPAIQFSNPPEKYGFSYDPQLDAFICPEGVPLTYHRLNCNKSTGKYLRCYQVESDVCMHCSKRPNCFDKAGIRRRVLASICYPAFYRGHQRVGTPEYLSMMRLRKIWAEGSFSVLKREHCISKIRKRGILAATEECLLAAMALNLKRMANAIFFISIFTILPIPLRVSAEFLPLSTGPTLDGTNVYFTDPYCAWQKGTNENWSGLLRYFCPKGRVLSRAAPTTQKRGLALIHARPRSAQELWDFELNFGCT
- a CDS encoding S-layer homology domain-containing protein, with translation MKKTKLRALLSMGLAAALMVGLVAVTALADDGVPTVTYDHSVKQFQFTNVAAYSDEHGHQYPDLFRDLKNLMPGDAVSQAIKVKVSGTGRGSVNMYLKVESEGDGISADEKLDYAELLDAEGVTLTVKQGETVLAEGSLAEGVKLGKLKSSDTLDLSVTLNIPLTAGNGLQGLQGAVAWVFTAEYIPGGGGGGGGGTEIPETNPPLGPLPELEKGDHFAYIIGRDDGLVHPEAEITRAEVATIFFRLLTEDSRGHYWSQSNSYGDVDAGAWYNNAVSTLSNAGILYGKPGNLFDPDASITRAEFAAIAVRFFGGEYEGEDQFSDIGGHWASNEINRAYMNDLVKGYTDGTFRPDNDITRAEAITIINRVLERAPHKDYLLDDMITWPDNTDTAKWYYADVQEATNSHNYDPKYDKDGNVYEVWTGLRPVRDWAALERAWSEANSSESPGEVVSSNTSSVFGD